The following proteins are co-located in the Vigna unguiculata cultivar IT97K-499-35 chromosome 9, ASM411807v1, whole genome shotgun sequence genome:
- the LOC114163837 gene encoding uncharacterized protein LOC114163837 isoform X2 produces MPSALQFQASWPRTVAPLTKHTFAANVHSHRSLSFTKLSSLPQPFCSFTVQPTHHTSAVGSPSLQHWNLTSRHVTVLNVFACATAVCATWLFFSAIPTLLAFKKAAESMEKLMDATREDLPNTMAAIRLSGMEISDLTTELSDIGQEITQGVRSSTRAVRLAEERLRRLTTMPSSGKDQFESRG; encoded by the exons ATGCCGAGTGCTCTGCAATTCCAAGCTTCATGGCCACGCACTGTAGCTCCACTCACGAAGCACACTTTCGCCGCCAACGTGCACTCACACCGTAGTCTCTCATTCACGAAGCTCTCTTCCCTTCCCCAACCTTTCTGCTCCTTCACCGTACAACCCACACATCACACCTCCGCAGTGGGATCTCCGTCGCTCCAACACTGGAACCTCACCAGCCGCCACGTCACCGTTCTCAACGTCTTTGCCTGCGCG ACGGCGGTATGTGCAACGTGGCTGTTTTTCTCCGCGATTCCCACGCTCCTG GCTTTCAAGAAAGCAGCGGAATCGATGGAGAAGCTGATGGATGCCACGAGGGAGGACCTTCCCAACACCATGGCCGCTATTCGATTATCCGGCATGGAAATCAGTGACTTAACCACAGAGCTCAGTGATATAGg CCAAGAGATTACTCAAGGTGTTCGAAGCTCAACTCGTGCAGTTCGCTTGGCGGAGGAGAGGCTTCGCCGTTTGACTACTATGCCTTCTTCAG GGAAAGATCAATTCGAAAGTCGAGGATAG
- the LOC114163837 gene encoding uncharacterized protein LOC114163837 isoform X1 — MPSALQFQASWPRTVAPLTKHTFAANVHSHRSLSFTKLSSLPQPFCSFTVQPTHHTSAVGSPSLQHWNLTSRHVTVLNVFACATAVCATWLFFSAIPTLLAFKKAAESMEKLMDATREDLPNTMAAIRLSGMEISDLTTELSDIGQEITQGVRSSTRAVRLAEERLRRLTTMPSSASLQGKINSKVEDSDEPAVARTARGVREGLVKGRAMLQMFFTLTQFSRFALKFISGRRKLSS; from the exons ATGCCGAGTGCTCTGCAATTCCAAGCTTCATGGCCACGCACTGTAGCTCCACTCACGAAGCACACTTTCGCCGCCAACGTGCACTCACACCGTAGTCTCTCATTCACGAAGCTCTCTTCCCTTCCCCAACCTTTCTGCTCCTTCACCGTACAACCCACACATCACACCTCCGCAGTGGGATCTCCGTCGCTCCAACACTGGAACCTCACCAGCCGCCACGTCACCGTTCTCAACGTCTTTGCCTGCGCG ACGGCGGTATGTGCAACGTGGCTGTTTTTCTCCGCGATTCCCACGCTCCTG GCTTTCAAGAAAGCAGCGGAATCGATGGAGAAGCTGATGGATGCCACGAGGGAGGACCTTCCCAACACCATGGCCGCTATTCGATTATCCGGCATGGAAATCAGTGACTTAACCACAGAGCTCAGTGATATAGg CCAAGAGATTACTCAAGGTGTTCGAAGCTCAACTCGTGCAGTTCGCTTGGCGGAGGAGAGGCTTCGCCGTTTGACTACTATGCCTTCTTCAG CTTCATTGCAGGGAAAGATCAATTCGAAAGTCGAGGATAGTGATGAGCCTGCGGTGGCCAGAACAGCAAGGGGCGTGAGAGAGGGTCTTGTCAAGGGCCGCGCTATGTTGCAAATGTTTTTCACGCTCACCCAATTTTCAAGGTTTGCTCTCAAATTTATCTCTGGTCGTAGAAAATTGTCAAGCTAG